TTCATACAAGACCAGATATCTGCTATGCGGTGGGAATAGTTAGTAGGTTCATGGAGAGCCCAACTAGTAAACATTTGGCTGCTGTTAAACATATACTGAGATATGTACAAGGCACAATTAATTTCGGCTGCAGCTATAGAGGAAAAAGGGCTGCCAAATGTGTCTGACCGGCTACAGTGATAGTGATATGGCCGGTGATGTCGATGATCAAAAGAGTACGACTGGTGTGATCTTCTACCTTGGGGAGAGCCCGGTTAGTTGGGTCTCACAGAAACATCAGGTGGTGGCATTGTCTTCGTGCGAAGCTGAATATATAGCTGCCACCACGGCCGCATGCCAGGGAGTATGGCTGTCAAGATTGTTGGCCGATCTGTTGGGGCAAGAACCGATCACGGCCATGCTGAAGGTTGATAACCAGTCAGCGATTTCACTCAGCAAAAATCCAGTTCATCATGGCAGAAGTAAGCACATTGATACCCGTTACCATTTTGTGCGTGAATGTGTTGAATCTGGGAAGATAGCTGTCGAATTTGTGAAATCTGAAGACCAGCTAGCAGATATCCTGACCAAAGCTCTTGGGAGAGTGAAGTTCCAGGAGATGAGAAGGAGAATTGGGATGCAGACTGGCACTTGAGCAACAAGTTCAAGGGAGAGATTGTTGGTAATATTGACCTTGTTGCACTTTTATTCAAACTTTGCTTTGCTGTCCTGTCACGTTTGGTTCGTGATAAAATTTGTTAGCCGCACGGTGTATCTGTTGCACGTGCATTAGTTTGTTTTATTCAGCTTGCTTTGTAGCTAATAAGGCGCCTGACGTGTGCTGGTTCACACGGAGGCAGTAGTTTCCTGTTTTTCAGTAGAAGTAGTTAGCAGCTTGATCCGGTTTGTGGGATGGCACGAACGTTTAGTGGATCGGGGGAAGCGCAAGAATAGGTCATGATGCATGTATCGTGTACCAGAGAATaaaaaggagaaaggagaaaagacgCAAAGTTTTTACGCGTCGCAAAATACTGTCTCTCGTCTCTGTGTGTATGTGCTGCGAAGCTACTGGAATTGCAGGGGAGGTGAGAGCGACGAATTTCTTCAGAGTTTCCACTGAGATCGCTTGTGTTTTTTTGCCTGATATCTATCAGTTGTTACACATTTATATAGCGCATGTATTCTTTTTGCAGGAGTATCTGCAAAAACAATCACGGTGAACATAAAAAGAATctgggtgtgtgtgtgtgagagagaaaaCTACCCTTGTGAAGTTGTGAGCTGGAAACTTGAAATTGCATCATTAACGCAAAGAACGACGTTAACAACCCACAACTGTAAATTGCATCATTAACGCAAAGAACGACGTTAACAACCCACAACTGTTAACTCCGCGTCGCGAGAAGATGACGTAGCGGTTGTCGGGTTTCATCTCCATGTCCTCAAAAGAATGTTTTACTACGAAATAGGAATAACTAATTGTAAGCCAATGTTAAGAAGCATCCAACCTAATCATTTAGATACATACAAGTTTAAAGGGATGAGAATCCTTTTAATTATTTCTAAATCGATCAAGAAATAGATACTCAAAAAGAAATTGGCGGTCAAGGCTAGTCTCCTCCTATATGCGGTTGTCGTTTGGGAATGGGTCACCTCGTTACAATTATATGGTCAATGTTTCTGTTTGTTTGATCAAAAGAGTGTAGTACATCGGTTTAATGTTCAGATGTTTTGCTTTTTATTGTTATTTTTTACTATCTTTCTTCTGATTAAAGCATCACTTACTTTTAGATAAATGCCACTAAACATATGACCCGTTTTTGTGTGCAAAGGAATTCCGAAAAGATTTCCAGTTAGATCGTATAAATCCTACAGtacatttttcctttcttaCTCGTtcgttttttcttcctttgctcCATCCGTTCAAATAAATGGGCCACCAAAACAATTctctgttccttttttttcttcttcccgtGATAAACAAGTTCCAAACGAGTGCTTTGGTCACGGCGTCACGGACAGGCTTGTACTGTGTCCAAGCCAATGACTGACGGGCATCTATCTTTAACATCATTAAATCCACGTCGAGGCGGGCTAGCGACAGCGAGTCGTCCCTGTTATCCGAGGTGTGGTCCTGTTGCAGCATGTCGTCCCAAATCAGCACCGACTACTCGCAAGCTAGAGGTCTAGAGGAGCAGCTCCATGGTTGGCGGGATGGCAATCTATCCACATCACCGGAGCAGTGGCgacactggtacgacagtacaGTACAGCACAGCAGTACAACCCGTGGTTCATTGAATCTGGACACGCGCAACTTCTTCCAAAATACCATGGCTGGCAAGCAGTTCGCACATTTAacagtttttttgttttctgaaggAGACATTTAACAGTTTTGGTATCAGTACTGGCATCCTATTTCAGCGAGCCGCTCGTGGAAAAGACCGTGCATAATGAACGCTGGTAGGAGTAGTATTACTCTTCCGTTCTGAATTAattgacgtggatttgtataaaatatatataaatctGATATCGAGACATCCACCATCGACTCTATGAAACAGTTCAACTCTTCCGGCACTACTACTTCCGTCCCAttatgaggcacgcacgcattctaagatttcaaatttaactgataaaatataaattgtatttcataaaaaatatatcattagattcgtagTCAAATAAACTTTCTAATGCTATATTTTTAACgatatataatttatattttgatagTTAAATTGACGATCTTAGGACGCGTGCGTGACTCATGtattgggacggagggagtagattctGGCATGGATATCCGTAGGCCTGACTTCCGATTCGACACGGCTGACGTCTTGATCCGTCGGATTGTCCAATCTAACCAACCTATTCAAGGCGCCTCAGGTTGGTGTGTGCCAGTCGGTTTGTCTCAAAGTACTACGAGCATTCAAGTTCAGCAGCAGCGAGAAAGAAATCAACAGGAAGGAAGTTACCACCAACAGAAACTTCAGATCGCCAAAGcacccaatttttttttattaatgcTTCGAATAAATAGGTTTCTGTACAAGATGGTCAACGCTCGAAGCAGAAAAATAAGGATTAACCTAGCGCTCACAACTCCCTCTCTCTCAATGCTACtactcttctcctcctctttcctCAGTTGCTCACTCACTGTAAACTCCTATAGCAACTTATgttgcttctgctgctgcgacTGGAGCCTCGCCTTGAGGAAGCCCCTGCACACCTTCTTCCACAGCTCCTTGTCCGGCTGCCGCACGTCGAAGCTCGCCTTCGCCACGTCCACCTGACAGTCCTGCCCAACGCAAAAAGCCACAACAGTTTCAGACAATGTACAGTAAATCGATGCTTTAAAATCTACATTTGCAGGTTCAGTGAAGTGAGTTCTGCGAAAAGAATGATGGAGCAGTGAGCTTGTTCAATTACCAGGATGAGGTCccgctggaggaggcggtcaGCGATGCTCATGAGGATGTCCTTGCTGTACTCAGGGTGGCCCTGGACGCCCATGGCGTGGTCACCGAGCCGGAACATCTCGACGCTGGTCTTGTCAGAACGGGCCAGCACCTCAGCGCCAGGAGGCAGCTCCCACACCTGTGTTTAACATCAACAAAATTAcactctgaagtctgaactctgaatCTGACCAAGTTCAAGTGACATGTATTGGCAGCTGCATACCTCGTCCTGGTGGAACTCGATGATGGGCATGTGGACGGGCAGCTTGAGGGGAGCGAAGAGCCTGGCCGCAGCAGCGGTGGGGTGCATGCAGCTCACGCCGATGTCCCAGCCCTTGCAGGATCTCCCAGTCTTGCCGCCCAGTGCACGGCACAGGACCTGCAGTCAGTAGCAAAACCTCTGTTAGCCAGTTGATTGCATTGACAATTAAGTTTCATTTGCAAGAACGGGAgattatttttcaaaagttGAGGTTACATATTAAAAATTGTCTGATAAAGAACCACATATTAGCTCTCTAGCATTGCACTCAAAGGTGGACCAGGTCAACAATTAGCCCGGTCTGAAATGCTATAACGCCTAATTTATCAACGCGTAACCAAGCATCTTTAAGCGTTCAGTTCAGGCAACAAAACAATTTGCTAGCCGTCGTTGGTCGTCGTTTCATTCGGTTCCAACTGGAAGCCATGTGGTGAAGGGACACCGACGTGATCCCATTTCAGACAACAACCGAGAGATCGATCTGACTCCAAAGTACCGTCGTTTTCTTCACACACAAGCTATATTCAGCTAGCCACCACGAATCATGGGGGTGGGTACCCTACGTAATTTCGCACTTCATTTAAATATTGCTCTTGATTtcaggggaaaaaaaagaattccaAGTCTCGCAGTCGTTGCTGTCGTGAGCATGCAGGCTTCTACGGCTGGGCTTGTACGGCTCCCCAGTGAGGTTTGACTTTCGAAACGTACATATTCTACAACACGCTTGCATCTCAAGTCTACGGTGAGGGCTAGTAGGATTATACTAATGATgatggttaattaattaaacaacAGGGATGGATCGATTACAGGTATACATAACATCTCGTGCATAAATATCCAAGCACGTACACGGACTGGCCAAACTCGAGCTCTTCTACCGCCAAAAGATCAATTTATATCGCCTCTTCGATCAAGTCAGGGACAGCCAGATGATCAAGATCCGGCGGCCTCGTCAGCGCTACTTGGTTACCGGTTTCGAAACTAACTACCTCGTCACAGACAACCTACAGACTACAACTAAAAGAATGAAGACAACGCAGAGAGACACCCTTTCGGCGCTCGCCTGACGAAGGTGGCATCACCCAAAAAGCGATAGTGTTTCCGTTCAGTTACTACTCCAGATTAGAAGCATCACGCCCTCGGCGTGGTTGTGTCCTCCACACcacattcaaattttcaaacaaGCAACCTACGCGCGTGGTTGTGTCCTCCACACcacattcaaattttcaaacaaGCAACCTACGCACTACAGCTTACTAGTAATTGACCTTGGCATGCAACTGGCGCGTTACCCGCTGACATGATTAAGCAGCCAGCGTTAGGCAATGGGAGAGAAGGGAAGGGGACACGGCACCGGCAGCCACGTCAAATCACGTGATTAGGCGCTGGCACAGGGCCAGCTTGTCGGCTCCTAATGCAGCCACGTCACGTGATAACACATCACTAAACCGGAGAGCACGTCAGAAAACTGGGAATATTGTATGGTTATTACGGAGTGGCGGGACCCGCGCGTGTGCAAGCATACAGGAGCTCCCGCGGAATTTCTGGCTCTCAAACGGTGGGCCTGGGTAGTGCAACTACAACCCCTATGGGCTTATTATTCAAAAGTTTCTTAATTAGTGGAAAATAGACACAACCTatccctcaaaaaaagaaagaaaacgtAATTAGGCACTTAAaaaatcactttttttttgtttctactAGAGGCAGCTCCTAGCGTGCAGAGGGCAACattatttttatacaaatcaaTGTCATCAGTTACTTcagacggaaggagtagtaaaATGAGATGCTccgattaattaattttaattaataaacaaattaatttCTTGCAATGCAGCCGTGtttcattcaaatttaaatttaggTTTCTAGCAAAGCATCAGGCTTAACAGGAAAATAACAGAGCAACTGTTCAAACCATCgaggggggtgggggtggggggggggggtatttCATAGTTAACCAACCGTAAAAACGAGTTTTTTTACCAAGCAGCATGCATGGTAAAGAAAAAGCAGAGCAGAGGCCGGAGAGAAGGGGAAGACGCTAGAAGAACGccactcctctctctctctctttagCTGGCGCGGCATGTCGATTTGCTCCACCAACATCGGAACCCACCACGCCAACCCACGAACGCACGCAGCTTTCAATCTCACACGGAAAGAACAAGGCCCCCTCTCCCCCAGCTCAACGACCCGTTCCAATTTACCATCCTACCCCCGGGCAACAACAGAGGAAGCCAACCAAGAACAGAACGAATTGGAGGCCAAACGAAGAAGAACGCACCTGGTGGCCAAAGCAGACGCCGAGGACGCGCTTCCCCGCGGCGTGCTGGCGGCGGATGAGGTCGACGAGCGCGAGGATCCACGGCTCGTCTGAGTGCGCGTCGCTGCAGCTGCCGGAGATGACGAACCCGTCGAACccggccgcctcggcctccccggggagcTCCCCGCGCACGGCCTTGTACACCTGCCAGCGCTCCCCTTCTTCCGCCAGCAGCGCCCGGAACACCTCGAAGTATCCCCCGTACGCCTTGCGCACGTACTCCGAGTCCTCCCCGCACTGCAGCACCGCGTACGACCCCGCcttcgccaccaccgccggcgccgccatcaccggcgcggcgccgtcggcggcggcgggggcggcgttCTCCAGCGGCCCCATTCCCATGGCGAGAGGGATCGGGCGGGAATGGGAGCGGAgcgcggaggagaggaggagctagGGATTGTGTTCTTGTTCCTGGCTAAATTCGTTTTTTTTGGTTGGGTGCCAATGGGGAGGAGACGAGGAATGGCTGCGTGGGGAGAGGGCCGTATTTAAAGGCCCCGGAATACGCTGCTCGACGACTCCCTTTTTCATACGCGAAAGGCAGGCTGCAGCGGGTAGTAATAAATCTGGATTTTCCAAAACTGGAAGCAAATAAATTGTTGGTTAATCCGATTGACCGGGCTAATCTGTTGCCGTTTCGGAGTACGTACATCGCGGGTGGCCCGGTCTCGGAGTAACGTGGACTCAATATCGGCCCGATCGATCGGATTCAATCCCTTTTCTTCCCTGGTCTTCGCCGTCTTGTCTGGGCTCATTCATCTTTACTTCCCGTTTTCCCTCCTTTAGTTTCGACCATTGATTGATGAAACGAGGCAATGAATCAATTTGCTTCCAATGTAATCCCCTGTTTAATTGTCTCGTCCTAAATGTAGCAGCATCTTAATTAAATCAATTGCTGTGATTTCGTTCAAAAACAAGCAGACGAGAATTTGATTCCATTTTCTTGATTAATTTCTGTGATTCGGTAACACAAAAGGTGTCGTTTATTCTTTTTGGATCGGTCACTTGTGGTACTCTATTTTAGCACAGACCAGACAAAACCCTGCAATCTGTACAGTGATAGCTTAGCCACATTGAGATTTGCCCTTTAGCAAGTTGTTCCTTGGAGCCATTTCCGACTTGCCTGCCACGAAACGAATTTGTTTACACTACAGTGTCATGTTCTCACTGTCCTTTGCTGACTCGGACGCTGCTCAAACCTTTGCGCCAGTAGAATCAACGGCTTATGCACGCTCCCGGAGGTGTCCGAAACGGCCAGCTGCCATCAGAAATTAAGCTTGCTTACTTATCTTCAAGGGAAAAATACCGTGTGAAAGGCTCAAAGGCAACCGGGTCTGCGTTTCTTCCGGTTTTTGAATGGACCAAGAAGGGACGTGGTTTTGACGAGGTAGAATGGGTCTAGGTTCAAGTTCGTCCAGATTCAATGAACCTTGCATTTGTGCTGATAGCCTGATACTTTGGATAACACGTCGATCGCTTAATGTGAGGCATCGAATTGATCCATGATCTCAATGGGGGATATACTGCCTTCACTGTCGAGTTCCACGATTTTTTTTGGCGCCAGTAGTGAAGTATGATTCGTCTCGATCGTGAAGTATGATTCGTCTCCATCGTGAGAACAACGTCTTGATCAATAGAGAAAGAATACCCACCTCCTTATGGCAAATAAAGTGGACGAGGTTTCATCGATTTCCTCGATTCAATCGACTGTATTTCAATGATTTTCTACAACAATCTTACACTGAGTATACTCTTTGCGAGCCG
This is a stretch of genomic DNA from Brachypodium distachyon strain Bd21 chromosome 1, Brachypodium_distachyon_v3.0, whole genome shotgun sequence. It encodes these proteins:
- the LOC100824869 gene encoding gamma-glutamyl peptidase 3 encodes the protein MGMGPLENAAPAAADGAAPVMAAPAVVAKAGSYAVLQCGEDSEYVRKAYGGYFEVFRALLAEEGERWQVYKAVRGELPGEAEAAGFDGFVISGSCSDAHSDEPWILALVDLIRRQHAAGKRVLGVCFGHQVLCRALGGKTGRSCKGWDIGVSCMHPTAAAARLFAPLKLPVHMPIIEFHQDEVWELPPGAEVLARSDKTSVEMFRLGDHAMGVQGHPEYSKDILMSIADRLLQRDLILDCQVDVAKASFDVRQPDKELWKKVCRGFLKARLQSQQQKQHKLL